The following are encoded together in the Streptomyces tsukubensis genome:
- a CDS encoding DNA-3-methyladenine glycosylase I gives MTRTDAPTDDRARCAWANGSPTMVRYHDEEWGRPAHDDRYLFEMLVLEGAQAGLSWSTVLNKRENYRAALDDFAVAKIAEYGQDKLDDLLTDAGIVRNRLKIASLVKNARGFLAVREEFGSFDAYLWQWTGGVPVVSRPGPGDPPLPRTELSDRISKDLKKRGFTFVGTTITYAYLQGTGVVDDHAAECWVAAAGTS, from the coding sequence ATGACGAGGACCGACGCCCCCACTGACGACCGCGCACGCTGCGCCTGGGCGAACGGATCCCCCACGATGGTGCGGTATCACGACGAGGAGTGGGGCAGGCCCGCCCACGACGATCGCTACCTCTTCGAAATGCTGGTCCTCGAAGGCGCGCAGGCGGGACTGTCCTGGTCCACCGTGCTCAACAAGCGGGAGAACTACCGCGCCGCGCTCGACGACTTCGCCGTGGCGAAGATCGCGGAGTACGGCCAGGACAAGCTGGACGATCTCCTGACCGACGCGGGCATCGTCCGCAACCGGCTCAAGATCGCCTCGCTGGTGAAGAACGCACGGGGTTTCCTCGCCGTGCGGGAGGAGTTCGGGAGCTTCGACGCCTATCTGTGGCAGTGGACGGGTGGCGTCCCCGTGGTCAGCAGGCCCGGCCCCGGCGACCCGCCCCTCCCGCGGACCGAGCTGTCCGACCGGATCAGCAAGGACCTCAAGAAGCGCGGCTTCACCTTCGTGGGTACGACCATCACCTACGCCTACCTCCAGGGCACCGGCGTCGTGGACGACCACGCGGCGGAGTGCTGGGTGGCGGCTGCCGGGACGAGTTGA
- a CDS encoding NAD(P)-dependent oxidoreductase yields the protein MSATPVVAVLGTGIMGSGMARSILRAGLPVRVWNRTAAKAEPLAADGATVTATAEEAVRGADIVLTMLNDTASVEAAMSAARAELHTDQVWLQSTTVGPDGTAVLARRAEEWGPVLLDAPVSGTRSPAEQGRLTVFVSGPESARAGVEPVLDAIGQRTLWVGKEPGAASRLKLVANTWVVNLVNSIAEALNLAEGIGVDPRAFLDAVSGGPLDTPYLHAKSEAVLSGDLTADFALSTALKDVDLIQAAANSAGVRLDLIAASAARFTRAAEAGHGDEDLIATYYAGRPEATQPEATQ from the coding sequence ATGTCAGCAACCCCCGTCGTCGCGGTGCTCGGCACCGGAATCATGGGCTCGGGCATGGCCCGCAGTATTCTGCGGGCCGGGCTGCCGGTGCGGGTCTGGAACCGGACCGCGGCCAAGGCCGAGCCGCTGGCCGCCGACGGTGCCACCGTCACCGCCACGGCCGAGGAGGCGGTGCGCGGCGCCGACATCGTCCTCACCATGCTCAATGACACGGCGTCAGTGGAGGCCGCCATGTCGGCGGCGCGCGCGGAGCTCCACACCGACCAGGTGTGGCTCCAGTCCACCACCGTCGGCCCCGACGGCACGGCGGTACTGGCCCGTCGGGCGGAGGAGTGGGGCCCCGTCCTGCTCGACGCCCCCGTGTCCGGTACCCGCTCCCCGGCGGAACAGGGCAGACTCACCGTCTTCGTGTCGGGTCCGGAGTCCGCCCGCGCCGGTGTCGAGCCCGTCCTCGACGCGATCGGGCAGCGCACCCTGTGGGTGGGTAAGGAGCCGGGCGCCGCCTCCCGGCTGAAACTGGTCGCCAACACGTGGGTGGTCAATCTCGTCAACAGCATCGCCGAGGCCCTCAACCTGGCGGAGGGGATCGGCGTCGACCCCAGGGCCTTCCTCGACGCCGTGTCGGGCGGCCCGCTCGACACGCCGTATCTGCACGCCAAGTCGGAAGCCGTACTGTCCGGCGACCTGACGGCCGACTTCGCCCTCTCCACCGCCCTCAAGGACGTGGACCTGATCCAGGCCGCCGCGAACTCCGCCGGTGTCCGTCTCGACCTGATCGCCGCCTCGGCCGCGCGGTTCACCCGAGCGGCCGAGGCAGGCCACGGCGACGAGGACCTCATCGCCACGTACTACGCGGGAAGGCCGGAGGCCACACAGCCGGAGGCCACACAGTAG
- the mgtA gene encoding magnesium-translocating P-type ATPase encodes MASVAESATALGTDDLDGTETAGRAGPAALTPLQQLRRLGTGPRGLTEEEAQLRLGRHGDNSLPPWRPASWARLLVRGLRDPFTAVLLCLAPVSAAVSAWGTACVITVLVAVSVTLRAAGERRAVRSTAALRALVATTATVMRRESAHEQAAAREVPVDELVPGDVVRLGPGDLVPADVRLLRARGLTAHQAALSGESVPVPKYPVDSPPASSPATVSPFDEPHLCFQGSTVASGSATAVVVATGARTRFSAAYRDAARLRGPSSFDRSVRSISWALIRFMLLTPALVLGADAVLRGRGLETLPFAVAVAVGLTPEMLPVVVTAALARGASRLARDDGVIVTRLPALHDLGAVDVLCLDKTGTLTLDRPVVRGALDGLGAPDPEVLRWAAVSAWWNLELAELPAPDALDAAVLAEADARGLDLSRYEGVAALPFDPVRGVATAVVRGPGRLGAHLLAVKGSVDSVLQRCALDAGERERLRVLAAALAEDGLRVLAVAVGERPARTRPWTPSDERGLRFTGFLTLHDEPAPTAGAALTALTGRGVEVRILTGDHPGTAARACRELGLDPGEVVTAGLTDEMGDAELTELAGRTTVFARCTPEHKARIVGALRAGGHTTGFLGDGVNDLPALRAADVGISPRDAVDVARESADVVLAGKDLTTIDRAIVSGRLSSANITAYLRITLSSNLGNVIAMLAAGLLVPFLPMLPAQVLAQNLCFDAAQLAFVLDRPPGRALRGPATLRPGELLRFIVGFGVLNSVADLATFGVLTATLHGFGGLSDEAAFHSGWFTENLLTQALVMLLLRTGSGLPSGPVRWSAGALAVVGVVLPLSPLGPALGMVALPVLYHLLVAAVLALYAGALCLARRLRG; translated from the coding sequence GTGGCCTCGGTGGCTGAGAGCGCCACCGCACTCGGCACGGACGACCTGGACGGCACGGAGACCGCGGGCCGGGCCGGACCGGCCGCGCTCACCCCGTTGCAGCAGCTGCGGCGGCTCGGTACGGGTCCGCGTGGACTGACCGAGGAAGAGGCGCAGCTGCGGCTCGGCCGCCACGGGGACAACTCCCTGCCGCCGTGGCGTCCCGCCTCCTGGGCGCGGCTGCTCGTCCGGGGGCTCCGGGACCCTTTCACCGCCGTGCTGCTCTGTCTCGCACCGGTCTCGGCCGCCGTCTCTGCCTGGGGCACCGCGTGTGTGATCACTGTTCTCGTGGCGGTGAGCGTGACCCTGCGGGCGGCGGGCGAGCGGCGCGCGGTGCGGTCCACGGCGGCCCTGCGAGCGCTCGTCGCCACCACGGCGACGGTCATGCGCAGGGAGTCGGCGCACGAGCAGGCCGCGGCGCGCGAGGTACCCGTGGACGAGCTGGTCCCCGGTGACGTGGTCAGGCTGGGCCCGGGTGATCTGGTCCCCGCCGATGTGCGGCTGCTGCGTGCGAGGGGCCTGACCGCGCACCAGGCGGCCCTCAGCGGCGAGTCCGTACCCGTCCCCAAATACCCGGTCGATTCCCCGCCCGCCTCCTCACCCGCCACCGTCAGCCCCTTCGACGAACCGCATCTCTGTTTTCAGGGCTCCACCGTGGCGAGCGGGAGCGCCACCGCGGTGGTCGTGGCGACCGGCGCGCGTACCCGGTTCTCCGCCGCCTACCGGGACGCCGCCAGGCTGCGGGGCCCGAGCTCCTTCGACCGGTCGGTGCGTTCCATCTCCTGGGCCCTGATCCGGTTCATGCTGCTCACCCCGGCGCTGGTGCTCGGCGCCGACGCGGTGCTGCGCGGCCGGGGTCTTGAGACGCTGCCGTTCGCCGTCGCGGTGGCGGTGGGGCTCACGCCGGAGATGCTGCCCGTCGTCGTCACGGCCGCGCTCGCCAGGGGCGCGAGCCGGCTGGCACGGGACGACGGTGTGATCGTCACCCGGCTGCCCGCCCTGCACGATCTGGGCGCCGTCGATGTGCTGTGCCTGGACAAGACGGGGACCCTCACCCTGGACAGGCCCGTGGTGCGCGGCGCTCTGGACGGCCTGGGCGCGCCGGACCCGGAGGTTCTGCGGTGGGCGGCGGTGTCCGCCTGGTGGAACCTCGAACTGGCCGAACTTCCGGCACCGGACGCACTGGACGCGGCGGTGCTCGCCGAGGCGGACGCCCGGGGGCTGGACCTGTCGCGCTACGAGGGTGTGGCCGCGCTGCCCTTCGATCCGGTACGCGGGGTCGCCACCGCCGTCGTACGCGGGCCCGGCCGGCTCGGCGCCCACCTCCTCGCGGTCAAGGGCTCCGTGGACAGCGTCCTTCAGCGGTGCGCGCTGGACGCGGGGGAACGCGAGAGGCTGCGGGTGCTCGCCGCGGCGCTGGCCGAGGACGGGCTGCGGGTCCTCGCCGTGGCGGTCGGGGAACGTCCCGCCCGTACCCGGCCCTGGACCCCGTCGGACGAACGCGGACTGCGCTTCACCGGTTTCCTCACCCTGCACGACGAGCCCGCGCCGACCGCGGGGGCCGCGCTCACCGCGCTCACCGGGCGGGGCGTGGAGGTGCGGATACTCACCGGCGACCACCCGGGCACGGCCGCGCGGGCCTGCCGCGAGCTGGGCCTCGACCCCGGCGAGGTGGTCACGGCGGGGCTGACCGACGAGATGGGCGACGCGGAGCTGACGGAACTGGCCGGCCGGACCACGGTCTTCGCACGGTGCACCCCTGAACACAAGGCGCGGATCGTCGGGGCGCTGCGCGCGGGCGGCCACACCACGGGGTTCCTCGGCGACGGCGTCAACGACCTGCCCGCCCTGCGCGCGGCCGACGTGGGGATCAGCCCGCGCGACGCGGTGGACGTGGCACGCGAGAGCGCCGATGTCGTCCTCGCGGGCAAGGACCTCACCACCATCGACCGGGCGATCGTTTCGGGACGGCTCAGCAGCGCCAACATCACCGCCTATCTGCGGATCACGCTGTCGTCGAACCTCGGCAACGTCATCGCGATGCTGGCGGCGGGGCTGCTCGTGCCGTTCCTGCCGATGCTCCCTGCCCAGGTGCTCGCACAGAACCTGTGTTTCGACGCGGCGCAGCTGGCCTTCGTACTCGACCGCCCGCCGGGCAGGGCGCTCCGCGGGCCCGCCACACTGCGGCCGGGGGAACTGCTGCGGTTCATCGTCGGCTTCGGGGTCCTCAACTCCGTCGCCGACCTCGCCACCTTCGGCGTGCTGACGGCGACGCTGCACGGCTTCGGTGGACTGTCGGACGAGGCCGCCTTCCACTCCGGCTGGTTCACGGAGAACCTGCTGACCCAGGCGCTGGTGATGCTGCTGCTCCGCACCGGTTCGGGTCTCCCCTCGGGGCCCGTACGGTGGTCGGCGGGGGCGCTCGCCGTGGTGGGGGTGGTCCTGCCGCTCTCCCCACTGGGGCCCGCGCTGGGAATGGTGGCCCTGCCTGTTCTCTACCACCTGCTGGTGGCGGCGGTACTCGCGCTGTACGCGGGGGCGCTGTGCCTGGCGCGGCGCCTGCGCGGGTGA
- a CDS encoding twin-arginine translocase TatA/TatE family subunit — translation MFGISEIALLLIVVIVLLCAKRLPDLVRSAGKATRILKSEARELKAKDGAGTPGENPRVIRVDGARVTDVPGEGNSAPH, via the coding sequence ATGTTCGGCATCAGCGAGATCGCCCTGCTCCTCATCGTGGTCATCGTCCTGCTCTGCGCCAAGCGCCTGCCCGACCTGGTGCGCTCCGCCGGCAAGGCGACCCGCATCCTCAAGAGCGAGGCCAGGGAGTTGAAGGCGAAGGACGGGGCGGGCACCCCCGGCGAGAACCCGCGCGTCATCCGGGTCGACGGCGCCCGGGTCACCGATGTCCCCGGCGAAGGCAACTCCGCTCCCCACTGA
- a CDS encoding helix-turn-helix domain-containing protein, whose translation MIPVPSTATTGVADIRVPPGVRRFAGIAAPRSPVPTLAPSPRRPRAQHVLGLSQPAVTARIRTLEQQTGHDLFIRLPCGVEPAPIAHELAVRVAAPLDARTSRRKAGVLPRGQTAPVHLAGPSELFRSSSTPPAGLRSTLSSRPAARHRRRPGRAARPRPSPSVRGDLVARAEVRAVRPAPPSR comes from the coding sequence ATGATTCCGGTGCCGAGCACCGCGACGACGGGGGTTGCTGACATACGGGTTCCTCCAGGTGTGAGGCGGTTCGCCGGGATCGCGGCCCCGCGGTCCCCGGTACCCACCCTGGCACCGTCACCCCGGCGTCCGCGCGCCCAGCACGTGCTCGGACTGTCGCAGCCGGCCGTCACCGCCCGGATCCGCACGCTGGAGCAGCAGACCGGGCACGACCTGTTCATCCGGCTGCCGTGCGGGGTGGAGCCCGCCCCGATCGCCCACGAGCTCGCCGTGCGGGTCGCGGCTCCGCTCGACGCCCGCACCTCCCGGAGGAAGGCAGGGGTTCTCCCTCGGGGGCAGACCGCCCCGGTACACCTCGCGGGCCCCTCGGAGCTGTTCCGGTCCTCCTCCACGCCCCCGGCGGGCCTTCGCTCAACGCTCTCTTCCCGTCCAGCGGCCCGGCACCGACGCCGTCCCGGACGTGCTGCGCGTCCGCGACCGTCTCCGTCAGTCCGCGGCGACCTGGTAGCCCGTGCCGAGGTCCGCGCCGTCCGACCGGCTCCACCGAGCCGCTGA
- a CDS encoding GNAT family N-acetyltransferase, with product MTTWTTRAETKDDVPAIRAIELAAFPSAMEADLVDALRADPEVWIEGLSLVSCTPQGAPAGHALLTRCHVDGAPALALAPCAVLPALQRTGAGSAAVRAALDAARAMGENLVVVLGHAGYYPRFGFTPASGFGIRASFEVPDEAMMAMALDDSRPVPSGTIEYPAAFGV from the coding sequence ATGACCACCTGGACCACCCGCGCTGAGACCAAGGACGATGTCCCCGCCATCCGCGCCATCGAACTCGCCGCTTTCCCCAGCGCCATGGAGGCCGACCTCGTCGACGCCCTGCGCGCCGACCCCGAGGTGTGGATCGAGGGCCTGTCCCTGGTGTCCTGCACCCCTCAGGGCGCCCCTGCCGGACACGCGCTGCTCACCCGCTGCCATGTCGACGGAGCGCCCGCTCTCGCCCTGGCCCCGTGCGCGGTGCTGCCCGCGCTCCAGAGGACAGGCGCCGGTTCGGCCGCCGTCCGCGCCGCTCTGGACGCCGCGAGGGCCATGGGGGAAAACCTCGTCGTCGTCCTGGGCCACGCCGGCTACTACCCGCGGTTCGGGTTCACCCCGGCCTCCGGCTTCGGCATCCGCGCGTCCTTCGAGGTACCCGACGAGGCCATGATGGCCATGGCCCTCGACGACAGCCGTCCGGTCCCTTCAGGGACCATCGAGTACCCGGCGGCGTTCGGCGTCTGA
- a CDS encoding ArsR/SmtB family transcription factor has translation MVARDIRGFEDPPAAVLAEAAAAFGLLASSARLHIVWALSQGESDVSGLAERVGGALPAVSQHLTKLKLAGLVRARREGRRQVYFVDDPDVVTVVRLMVGQLAERAARPAGLSARRGLGG, from the coding sequence ATGGTGGCGAGGGACATACGCGGCTTCGAGGATCCGCCCGCCGCGGTGCTCGCCGAGGCGGCGGCCGCCTTCGGCCTGCTCGCCTCGTCGGCCAGGCTGCACATCGTCTGGGCCCTCTCGCAGGGCGAGAGCGATGTGTCGGGACTGGCCGAGCGGGTGGGCGGCGCACTGCCCGCCGTCAGCCAGCACCTCACCAAACTCAAACTCGCCGGCCTGGTGCGCGCCAGACGCGAGGGCAGACGGCAGGTGTATTTCGTCGACGATCCCGATGTGGTGACCGTCGTACGGCTCATGGTCGGCCAGCTCGCGGAGCGCGCCGCACGACCCGCGGGCCTGTCCGCCCGCCGTGGCCTCGGTGGCTGA
- a CDS encoding S-(hydroxymethyl)mycothiol dehydrogenase — protein sequence MAQQVQGVIARAKGEPVRIETITIPDPGPGEAVVKVQACGVCHTDLHYREGGVNDEFPFLLGHEAAGVVESVGEGVTEVAPGDYVILNWRAVCGQCRACKRGRPWYCFDTANAKQRMTLADGTELTPALGIGAFAEKTLVAAGQCTKVDPEASPAAAGLLGCGVMAGLGAALNTGNVGRGDSVAVIGCGGVGDAAVVGARLAGAARIIAVDVEDRKLQTAKKLGATHTVNSRETDPVEAIRELTDGFGADVVIEAVGHPETYKQAFYARDLAGTVVLVGVPTPEMRLELPLIDVFGRGGSLKSSWYGDCLPSRDFPMLIDLYRQGRLDLDAFVTETIGLGDVEKAFGRMHSGDVLRSVVVF from the coding sequence ATGGCACAGCAGGTACAGGGCGTGATCGCTCGGGCCAAGGGCGAGCCCGTCAGGATCGAGACCATCACCATCCCCGACCCGGGACCCGGCGAGGCCGTGGTGAAGGTGCAGGCGTGCGGGGTGTGCCACACCGACCTGCACTACCGCGAGGGCGGCGTCAATGACGAGTTCCCCTTCCTGCTCGGCCACGAGGCCGCCGGGGTCGTGGAGTCCGTGGGGGAGGGTGTCACCGAGGTGGCGCCCGGCGACTACGTCATCCTCAACTGGCGCGCGGTCTGCGGGCAGTGCCGTGCCTGTAAGCGCGGACGCCCCTGGTACTGCTTCGACACCGCCAACGCCAAGCAGAGGATGACGCTCGCCGACGGCACGGAGCTGACCCCCGCGCTCGGTATCGGCGCCTTCGCCGAGAAGACCCTCGTCGCCGCCGGCCAGTGCACCAAGGTCGACCCCGAGGCCTCCCCGGCCGCGGCGGGGCTGCTCGGCTGCGGTGTGATGGCGGGGCTCGGCGCCGCGCTCAACACCGGCAACGTCGGCCGCGGTGACTCCGTGGCGGTCATCGGCTGCGGTGGTGTGGGTGACGCGGCCGTCGTCGGCGCCAGGCTGGCGGGCGCGGCCAGGATCATCGCCGTCGACGTGGAGGACCGCAAGCTTCAGACCGCGAAGAAGCTCGGCGCGACCCACACGGTCAACTCCCGGGAGACGGACCCGGTCGAGGCCATCAGGGAACTCACCGACGGGTTCGGGGCGGACGTCGTCATCGAGGCGGTCGGCCACCCCGAGACGTACAAGCAGGCCTTCTACGCCCGCGATCTGGCGGGCACGGTCGTCCTCGTCGGCGTACCCACCCCCGAGATGCGGCTCGAACTGCCGCTCATCGACGTCTTCGGCCGAGGCGGTTCGCTGAAGTCCTCCTGGTACGGCGACTGTCTGCCCTCGCGTGACTTCCCGATGCTGATCGACCTCTACCGTCAGGGGCGCCTCGATCTCGACGCCTTCGTCACGGAGACGATCGGGCTCGGGGACGTGGAGAAGGCCTTCGGGCGTATGCACAGCGGTGACGTGCTCCGCTCGGTGGTGGTGTTCTGA
- a CDS encoding LCP family protein translates to MTDSGRGAPADRRGRARGAVHGRENARSGGRARGARKAQGRGRGQKRRNKPLTVLAIVVSVVVLATAGVGWIWLKLSGDINTFSSDGISGERPDASSGGQNVLVIGSDSRAGANKGLGGGEGEVGRSDTAFLLHTYADGEHAVAVSVPRDTLVDIPRCKLPDGSWSEPRSNTMFNSAFSTGNTAEGNPACTQNTIEKLTGLRVDHTVVVDFDGFSKLTSVVGGVEVCLPHAIYQNDLNPNRTTRGKRVFAGGPQKVSGQQALDYVRIRHGIGDGSDIGRIKRQQAFVSSLIKKIRSDGLTPTHLLPLAEAATSSMTVDPGLGTANKMLSFAMSLKNVDLHNTKFVTVPWRYEGARVAVVEPDADALWATLKADRPLDEKKEGKQSGSEDADAEDGSADPSPSAAPTSGEGITVTVHNGTTSTGLAAQAAKTLRAGGFTVAGTATAPDQDHPTSVIEYGPGQKNEAQTTARWFPGAELVQDTEPGISVTLGRTYAEDPAAAPSSPAPAASPSAVGADARSADEDPCKDLSYG, encoded by the coding sequence ATGACCGACAGCGGGCGCGGAGCGCCGGCGGACAGGCGGGGCCGCGCGCGCGGCGCCGTACATGGCCGCGAGAACGCGCGTTCCGGTGGGCGCGCCCGAGGCGCACGCAAGGCACAGGGACGGGGCCGGGGGCAGAAACGCAGAAACAAGCCGTTGACCGTGCTGGCGATAGTGGTGTCCGTGGTGGTCCTCGCGACAGCGGGCGTCGGCTGGATCTGGCTCAAACTCAGCGGGGACATCAACACCTTCAGCTCCGACGGAATCTCGGGGGAGCGCCCTGATGCCTCCTCCGGAGGGCAGAACGTCCTCGTCATCGGCTCCGACAGCCGGGCAGGCGCGAACAAGGGGCTCGGTGGTGGTGAGGGCGAGGTGGGCCGTTCCGACACCGCGTTCCTGCTGCACACCTACGCCGACGGTGAGCACGCCGTTGCCGTCTCCGTGCCGCGCGACACCCTTGTCGACATCCCCCGTTGCAAACTCCCCGACGGCAGCTGGAGCGAGCCGCGGTCCAACACCATGTTCAACTCCGCCTTCTCGACGGGCAACACGGCGGAGGGCAACCCCGCCTGTACCCAGAACACGATCGAGAAGCTCACCGGACTGCGCGTGGATCACACCGTCGTCGTGGACTTCGACGGTTTCTCCAAGCTCACCTCCGTCGTGGGTGGCGTAGAGGTCTGCCTGCCCCACGCCATCTACCAGAACGACCTCAACCCCAACCGCACCACCCGCGGGAAGCGTGTCTTCGCCGGTGGCCCGCAGAAGGTGTCAGGACAGCAGGCGCTCGACTACGTGCGCATAAGGCACGGCATCGGGGACGGCTCCGACATCGGCAGGATCAAACGACAGCAGGCCTTCGTCTCGTCGCTGATCAAGAAGATCCGTTCCGACGGGCTGACCCCCACCCATCTGCTGCCGCTCGCCGAGGCGGCGACGAGTTCCATGACCGTGGACCCCGGCCTCGGCACGGCCAACAAGATGCTGTCGTTCGCGATGTCGCTGAAGAACGTCGACCTGCACAACACCAAATTCGTGACGGTGCCCTGGCGGTACGAGGGCGCCCGCGTCGCCGTGGTCGAACCGGACGCCGACGCACTCTGGGCCACCCTCAAGGCGGACCGTCCCCTGGACGAGAAGAAGGAAGGGAAGCAGAGCGGCTCAGAAGACGCCGACGCCGAGGACGGGTCAGCGGACCCCTCCCCGTCGGCCGCGCCCACCTCGGGCGAGGGCATCACCGTCACCGTGCACAACGGCACCACCTCGACAGGGCTGGCCGCACAGGCCGCGAAGACGCTGCGGGCGGGCGGCTTCACCGTGGCCGGTACCGCCACCGCGCCCGACCAGGACCACCCCACCAGCGTCATCGAGTACGGGCCCGGCCAGAAGAACGAGGCGCAGACCACGGCCCGCTGGTTCCCCGGCGCCGAACTCGTCCAGGACACGGAGCCCGGCATCAGCGTCACGCTCGGCCGCACCTACGCGGAGGACCCCGCGGCGGCGCCCAGCTCGCCCGCCCCCGCTGCCAGCCCCTCCGCCGTGGGAGCAGACGCGCGCTCCGCCGACGAGGACCCGTGCAAGGACCTCTCGTACGGGTGA
- the tatA gene encoding Sec-independent protein translocase subunit TatA, which yields MFRNALEPWHLLVLIVVVALVFGSKKLPDTARALGKSMRILKSETAAMKAQDPAAAPVAEEPSRTVSTAPGAPTQAAREEGAR from the coding sequence ATGTTCCGCAATGCGCTGGAACCCTGGCACCTGCTGGTTCTCATAGTGGTCGTGGCCCTGGTCTTCGGCTCCAAGAAACTGCCGGACACGGCCCGCGCCCTGGGCAAGTCGATGCGCATCCTCAAAAGTGAGACCGCGGCCATGAAGGCCCAGGATCCGGCGGCCGCGCCGGTCGCCGAGGAACCGTCCAGAACGGTGTCCACCGCTCCCGGCGCTCCCACGCAGGCGGCACGGGAGGAAGGGGCGCGGTGA
- a CDS encoding MBL fold metallo-hydrolase — protein sequence MAARIDHLVTSGTFSLDGGTWDVDNNVWIVGDDHDVIVIDAAHDADAIAAAVGDRRLAAIVCTHAHDDHIDAAPALAERTGAKILLHPDDMELWKRTHPDRAPDGPLTDGETLTVGGVELTVLHTPGHAPGAVCLHAPALSTVFTGDTLFAGGPGATGRSFSDFPTIVRSIQDRLLTLPAETEVRTGHGDSTTIGAESGHVQEWIDRGH from the coding sequence ATGGCGGCCCGTATCGACCACCTCGTCACCTCTGGCACCTTCTCGCTGGACGGCGGCACCTGGGACGTCGACAACAACGTCTGGATCGTCGGGGACGACCACGACGTGATCGTCATCGACGCGGCCCACGACGCCGACGCCATCGCGGCGGCCGTGGGTGACCGGCGGCTGGCGGCGATCGTCTGCACCCACGCGCACGACGACCACATCGACGCGGCTCCCGCCCTCGCGGAGCGGACGGGCGCGAAGATCCTTCTGCACCCCGACGACATGGAACTGTGGAAGCGGACGCACCCCGACCGTGCCCCCGACGGTCCCCTGACCGACGGAGAGACCCTGACCGTGGGCGGTGTCGAACTGACCGTGCTGCACACCCCGGGGCACGCGCCCGGCGCGGTCTGTCTGCACGCACCCGCGCTGTCCACCGTCTTCACCGGTGACACGCTCTTCGCGGGGGGCCCCGGCGCCACCGGGCGGTCCTTCAGTGACTTCCCGACCATCGTGCGCTCCATCCAGGACCGGCTGCTGACCCTGCCGGCCGAGACCGAGGTGCGTACCGGCCACGGTGACTCCACCACCATCGGGGCGGAGTCCGGCCACGTCCAGGAGTGGATCGACCGGGGTCACTGA